Proteins from a genomic interval of Rosa chinensis cultivar Old Blush chromosome 2, RchiOBHm-V2, whole genome shotgun sequence:
- the LOC112188037 gene encoding uncharacterized protein LOC112188037, whose translation MDHHIEVFLKRLSYIALAIGTLTFLFLILEIPDTCVAPDSPPKPHLRFPKHSCDHHPRQHLPLHKKNKRLWSSATWQNQVRSFSHLFHSFYQIGLLHNHSKVLCVSAGAGHEVMALSHLGVDDVTGIELLDSPPLVSRADPHNLPFFDDVFDFGFSARLELALFPSRFAAEMERTVRPGGVCAVAVEECGDGEVKEIAGLFRNSRFLGAMNVTLTGLRMTRIIMRVKHSP comes from the coding sequence ATGGATCATCACATAGAGGTGTTCCTGAAGAGGCTCTCCTACATCGCCCTGGCCATCGGGACCCTCaccttcctcttcctcatcctcgAAATCCCCGACACCTGCGTCGCACCCGATTCCCCCCCGAAGCCTCACCTCCGGTTCCCCAAGCACTCCTGCGACCACCATCCCCGCCAGCACCTCCCCCTCCACAAGAAGAACAAGCGCCTCTGGTCCTCCGCCACCTGGCAGAACCAGGTCCGTTCATTCTCCCACCTCTTCCACTCCTTCTACCAAATCGGCCTCCTCCACAACCACTCCAAGGTCCTCTGCGTCTCCGCCGGCGCCGGCCACGAGGTCATGGCCCTCTCCCACCTCGGCGTCGATGACGTCACCGGCATTGAGCTCCTGGACTCCCCGCCGCTCGTCAGCCGCGCCGATCCCCACAACCTGCCGTTCTTCGATGACGTGTTTGATTTCGGGTTTAGTGCTAGGTTGGAACTGGCGTTGTTTCCGTCGAGGTTCGCGGCGGAGATGGAGAGGACGGTGAGGCCCGGCGGGGTTTGCGCGGTGGCGGTGGAGGAATGTGGGGATGGGGAGGTCAAGGAGATTGCGGGGTTGTTTAGGAATTCGAGGTTTCTTGGCGCCATGAATGTAACGTTGACTGGGTTGAGAATGACCAGGATTATAATGAGAGTTAAGCATTCACCTTGA
- the LOC112185038 gene encoding multiple myeloma tumor-associated protein 2 homolog, producing the protein MYHPTRGGVRGGRDQFSWDDVKIDKHRENYLGHSIKAPVGRWQKGKDLHWYNRDKKTWSAEMVAAKEEIQRIKEEEDQAMREALGLAPKRANQAQGNRLDKHEFSELVKRGSTAEDLGERHAEAAHIHGLGFSRAPAPWDDSTSLQPTVNGGAPEIGDIPAPKLPPKETVEEESEDESSRRKRRHEERKHKKHERREKREKHEKGHSSDMRKHKNDKEKRRCA; encoded by the coding sequence ATGTATCATCCTACTAGAGGTGGAGTTCGTGGTGGTCGAGATCAGTTTAGTTGGGACGATGTTAAGATTGACAAGCATCGTGAGAATTATCTTGGCCACAGTATCAAGGCCCCTGTTGGTAGATGGCAAAAAGGTAAGGATCTACACTGGTATAACAGAGACAAAAAAACATGGAGTGCCGAAATGGTTGCAGCAAAAGAAGAGATTCAAAGAATTAAGGAGGAAGAGGATCAGGCTATGAGGGAGGCTCTTGGACTAGCTCCTAAGCGTGCAAACCAAGCTCAAGGTAATCGACTTGATAAGCATGAGTTCTCAGAACTTGTGAAGCGAGGTTCTACTGCAGAGGACTTGGGTGAAAGGCATGCAGAAGCAGCACACATACATGGTCTTGGTTTTTCAAGAGCACCTGCCCCTTGGGATGATTCAACTTCTCTTCAACCTACAGTCAATGGAGGTGCACCTGAAATAGGGGATATTCCTGCGCCTAAGCTTCCACCAAAAGAAACTGTTGAAGAGGAGTCCGAGGATGAAAGCAGTCGGAGGAAAAGGAGGCATGAAGAGAGGAAGCACAAGAAACATGAGAGGCGTGAGAAACGCGAGAAGCATGAAAAAGGGCATTCCTCAGACATGAGAAAACATAAGAACGACAAGGAGAAGAGGAGATGTGCTTAG
- the LOC112190886 gene encoding F-box/LRR-repeat protein At3g26922: MLPEIMEQASTEIQAPNPNPSRTLNDLPDEILIQILSLIPTLEAIHNSLVSRQWRSLWSRLPFLDFSYHLFPVNDAEPLPVTSHRFAEFVDRALILRPNSPIKTFRLSFIFYYYYTSHVDSWVRSAVTRFRAREVDLDFFIDKEYHLRSEEDRAPRDKYDFPFSVLRNGCVESLRLTYVDLALPASMATVGMSSVRSMFLEDVDLTDQMWERLILGCPNLEYLELRNGGVDQNLRICSKSLKKLKFGYFYDCYYKNSVEIDCPNLVSLSFDCISFTQFRLKNAPSLVEFHLNMVHLDKYYDCWSKAVKLLGSAPNVKCANVQNWWFKLLTSKDSFPKTFTLHNLSLLELRTGYTQYDLVGMAAVLELCPNLETMILDYLRKIEVDESLPEEILNKPVRFNMPRLKQVKMLKFFGSEDENNFVTLLKKQGLVLQKITLFPIKVEGNSCHQYPPIVLRRNP; the protein is encoded by the exons ATGCTCCCAGAAATTATGGAACAAGCCAGTACTGAAATTCAAGCCCCAAATCCAAACCCGAGTCGAACCCTAAACGATCTCCCCGACGAAATCCTTATCCAAATCCTCTCCTTGATTCCGACCTTAGAGGCCATCCACAACTCTCTCGTCTCCCGCCAATGGCGATCCCTCTGGTCCCGTCTCCCCTTCCTCGACTTCTCCTACCACCTCTTCCCGGTCAACGACGCCGAACCTCTCCCCGTCACGAGCCACCGCTTCGCCGAGTTCGTCGACCGCGCTCTCATCCTCCGCCCCAATTCTCCGATCAAAACCTTCCGCCTCTCTTTCATCTTCTACTACTACTACACCTCCCACGTCGACTCTTGGGTGCGCTCCGCCGTCACGCGCTTCCGGGCGCGTGAGGTCGACCTCGACTTCTTCATCGACAAAGAGTACCATCTCCGAAGCGAGGAAGATCGAGCGCCGCGTGACAAGTACGATTTCCCTTTCTCTGTGCTGAGAAACGGGTGCGTTGAGAGTCTGAGGCTCACGTACGTTGATCTCGCGTTGCCGGCGAGCATGGCCACCGTGGGGATGAGCTCGGTGAGGTCGATGTTTCTTGAGGACGTGGATTTGACGGACCAGATGTGGGAGCGTTTGATTTTGGGGTGCCCCAATCTTGAGTATTTGGAGCTTCGAAATGGAGGGGTGGATCAGAATTTGAGGATATGTAGCAAAAGCCTTAAGAAACTAAAGTTTGGGTATTTTTATGATTGTTATTACAAGAACAGTGTTGAGATTGATTGCCCAAACCTTGTTTCGCTGAGTTTTGATTGCATTAGCTTTACCCAGTTTCGACTTAAGAATGCGCCGTCCCTGGTTGAGTTTCATCTTAATATGGTGCACCTGGATAAATACTATGATTGCTGGAGTAAGGCTGTAAAGCTGCTTGGATCAGCGCCGAATGTGAAGTGTGCTAATGTGCAAAATTGGTGGTTCAAG TTGCTGACATCAAAGGATTCTTTCCCAAAAACTTTTACGCTCCACAACCTCAGCCTCTTAGAGCTACGGACAGGGTATACTCAATATGATCTGGTTGGCATGGCTGCAGTACTTGAACTTTGTCCCAATCTTGAGACAATGATTCTTGATTACCTTCGCAAGATAGAAGTTGAT GAGAGTTTACCAGAAGAGATCTTAAATAAACCAGTTAGATTCAATATGCCAAGACTCAAGCAAGTTAAGATGCTGAAATTTTTTGGATCGGAAGATGAAAATAATTTTGTGACTTTGTTGAAAAAGCAAGGACTTGTCTTACAAAAGATTACACTTTTTCCTATCAAAGTCGAGGGGAACTCATGCCACCAATATCCTCCAATAGTTCTGCGTAGAAACCCTTGA